Genomic segment of Odontesthes bonariensis isolate fOdoBon6 chromosome 10, fOdoBon6.hap1, whole genome shotgun sequence:
TCCTTGGATCTaggagctctgctaggtttatattctctgaacatatcacagatgtattttgggcctaaaccatcagtaaacttttaaaaactattctctgactgactggaagccagtgtaaagattttaaaactggtgtgatgtgttcagaccTCTTACTCCTGGTTAaatctccagcagcagcgttctggatgagctgcttTATAGTTAAAGAGTTAAGACTCAAAACTCAATAACCGGCATTTAGTGAAGAGAAGTGAGCACATATTTAAGtacatgtgtttctggtagCTATGTATTTGACAATGGTTAAGCGTGTATATCTTTGACCTTTTTTGTGGTTTTGTTGTGCACTATTTGTGTACAAGGAGCATTCATGGGTTGTTTAATGTATGGTTTGTGTCACCTCACCTCCTTCTGGAGTACTGAAGGTGACTGGATCACTCCTGGGTCCATTTCCCTTCTTGTTAAAAACATTAACGGTGAGCTTGTACTCTGAGAAAGGTTCGAGCCCTGGCACAATGGCATGACTTCTCTTTCCAGGAAAAGACATAGACTGGTGCTCACGTAAAGTCTTCTCTGGATTCAGGAGACTTTTTCTCCTTATCCAGTGAACCTGTAAGAAAGTAGCGAGAGGTAAAAAGAGAAACGAAGTCAGAGACATAGAATAAAATTTATAAAAATATCCTACTTTATGCACCTCTTCATCACCATCAGTTTCAACCTGTTCCTCTGTGCTGGCTACATGCTTTAAATGACAATACCTACATACTCCAAATGACAACTGTGGAGTTGCAGAATCTCAGTCCAAAGGGAACAGAACAAAATCCTAAAACACAACGAGTTTGGTGGCCTTTGGTCATAGCCCTCTCTTAGTGGCAGACTTAAAGTCAGACTCACAGTCTACTTACAGTAGAATGAGGTTTATTCAGAGGGGGAACACAGAAGTTTGCCTTTTCCGGACTGCATGAGCAGCAGGAACTCAAAAGTACTGAAGTTCATATGCAGGAGGACTGGCGGCCTCAACACTGAGTAGTAGAGCTTAAATGTATACATACGATCAGTAGCACCATACATCACCATATTTTCAAACATATTTGTTTGCTGCTGTATTTTCCTTCAATTTGTGATGCATTATTTAGCATTAATATTAATAcattaaatattaatatttaagaTGGTTCAGCAATCTGCACAAAAACTGCATTTGCAAATTGTGAAGAAATGCCAGAATAATGTTGTTCAATGTAAAATTGCAAAGAGTTAaagaatattccatcatctacagaaGATAACCGTCAtcctccctgctgcaatgcttttattttatgaaagcactttgaattgtttgtacatgaaatgtgctatataaataaatttgattcgaTTTGATCCAAAGATTCAGAGGAATCTGTCGACACCTCTGTGCAAGGGACTCGGCAAAAAGAAATCTATGTTATATGCCTGTGTTCTTTGGACCAACAGGCAGCATTGCATTAAAAATAGCTGAGCTATTCTCTCCTGGTAATCACTGCGTGGCCTTGCAGGTTATGAAAATTAGAAAGCATATGTCAACATGATTTAAAAACGTTGCAGTCTCCTTTCTCCTGTCAAAGCTCATTTGAAATTAACCGAAGCAAAGTggaaaacaaaagttctgtAATAAAGGAATCTCactttaatgtatttattgatCTATCCATTTACTCCAATCCATTTGATTGGAGATCAATGATGCTGCAAACCCTAGacaaaagaggagagggaccatcccGCTTGTTATCAACGCTCTGATCAAAAGCTTCATCTCTGATGGTAATGGGATACATTGGTGCCTGTGAAACTGGCATCTGGCGCATCTGGAAAGGCATCATCTATGCCAAAAGGTATAAAAGGGTTTTAGAGGAACATACGGTCTCATCCAAACGACAACTTTTTGAGTAAGGGCCTAGCATATTTCATAAGAAAAGTCTGagtgctggactggcctgccttTGGTCTAGATCTTTCTGGAAAACAAGGAAGACCCagctgagcagctagaatccattatcagaatgggacaacattcctcatTCCTCCCAAAGCTCCATCAGCTAGTCTTCTCAGTTCCCAGACATTTACAGacagttgttaaaagaagagggtgTTTACATAGTGCTAAAAACGACCCTGTTCCAACTTTCTTAAATCTGTTGCTACCACCAAATTTAAGATGCGCTAATATTGAAATCGTAAAATGTCTCatattcaacatttgatatgttttctatgttctattggtGTTGAAATATTGGTTCATGAGATTTGCTAATCATTGTAATTTCTTTTACTTACATCTGACAcaccatcccaactttttttggaaTTGAGGTTTTTACTTTGTTGTTTGTTATCGAGTTAGGAGAtgaaaccctaaccctaccaggTTAGAGTTAAACACTGATCACATGTGATGAAACAATGTGAGTTGGAAATATGCAAGTATTAAGAACGAACCACAAAAGGTAACAAATCTACAATATTTTGACAGTCAGCTTCTCAAATTGAACCAACTATTGTGTGTTCCCAGGATACTGATAACACCATAATGATAACACCATTTATAACTATGTCCAATCTGTGCTTTAGATGATCTCACAGGACATATTTAGCTGCCATCTGCAATTCTTTATGTAGTCACAAATGGCAGGTATCATTGCATCATGAACTTCTGTAAAACTACTCCACGTGTAACTACTACATATTATTTACTTTAATGTAAAGGCGTGGACACTCTTGCTAGAGATCTTTGATCTCGAAGAAATTTTCCCTGCTTAAAAATGATTAGATATACAATTACAGGCAATTCTGTGCAGCTTCTTCCTTTTCATTGAGAGTCTCAAGCTATTCAAGACTGTCTGAAAGACAAACATGTTTCCAGAATGGGAAATCTTACATTATAGCCCTCCAGATGACCTCGCACTGTGGCAGGTGGAACTGGGGTCCAGCTCACTCTCAGAACGGTGGTGTTGATCACTTCCACCGCTATGTCCTGTGGTGCTGCAGCCGGAACTTAAAACGGAAGAGGAAGGTCAGAAATACAGACATACAGAGAACAACAGAACACCTTTGTCAAGGCATTTCAAATCTATCACCCATGACATAGATTTGAAATGTGAAACATGTGAAAGGAAATAAAGTTTTTCCAATAAGTtttactaaagaaaaaaagagttatTTAGTTTAAGTTGTGTAGTCATGAACTTTTACTGAAAAAAgtctaaaaaataaaacatggacATGGCGTAAAACTGCAAAGTAAACTATGTACAGCTTGGAATCCACTGATGATGATTTACTATTCAGAGCTAGGGAAATACAAcaccaaacatgaaattaaaatccTGTAACTGTCCTTTCTTTCTACATGTTACTGTAATGGTAGCAGGGAAAGATAAAAGCACAGCAAATGTcagagacagaggagcagctaTTGTGCCTCAATAGGCCTACAGCGTATGGTGTCTTGTGATCTGTCAAATCTCCAACAGCTTCTGACACAAAGGTGGGAATTTGACATCCCTCTCCTATTCAAAGGTTATCTGCCACCTGCTAGATATAGCAATGgtatttgtcttttattcttTGTCGTTGGAGAGGAAAAGTCACTACTGCACACCTGCACAGGGTTAAAACCttgagaaagaggaaaaaagaaaagaacttaACCTGACACATTTTCCCGCAGACAATGCCAAAAGACAACTGAGGACACAATTGGAAACAATCACACAAGAAGTTCAAAGCGAGTTAAAAGAACAGCCAGATGTGCAAGTTAGACAAGCGGAACAGAGCTGAGTAGTGAAACACTGAAAATATTAACTAAATATATCAATGGCATGATTACACCCAGCTCACCATCTTCTCCAGAGTAACCTGTGACAACTTTAGGTACTGGGCCCCAGCCGTGACTGTTCCTGCTCTGAACTCGGATCTCATATGGGATGAAAGTGGATGTGTTCCTCACAACAAAGGAGGGTCTACTGACCAGTTCCTCCGTCCAGACATCTTCCACCCCCAGTTTGCGGTAGCTCACCTTGTACTCAAGACCAGGGCCGTTGCTTTCAGTAGGCAACAGCGGCTAGAAAATAGAAGTGCACAGAGGACTTAGAGATTGGTGAGAAGCTTTTCTATAGATCTGCAGTGTTAATCTTGGATGGGAtgaattttagaaaaaaaaaaaaagaaagaagaactcTTACATCCCAGCTGATGTCCATTTGATGAGGTAGATGGCCTTGAATTTTGatgttttctgggtttctgtCAGGGGCTTTGGGAAGATGTGTGGTTACAGAATCATATCATTACAAAAGAAAGCATCGACATTATTTTTTGCTGCCTCCTGTAACTTACTGCAATGCTGCAAACACCCTGCATTGCTGTTGAGCAAAATCACTTTCGTAGTTGTGGTGCAAGTATTAATATTTCATGATGCACATATTCTAATAAGCAGCAACCTGGTTGCAGATAACATTCACACCCCTCGACTGCTACAAAGTCTCAAGGCCAAAGACTCTTCTCTGTCTCTTAGACAGGCACCTTTCAAAGACGGATGCTTTCATAACTTCATGATAACCTTAGTAGAATGTGCTAATAAAACTGAGCAAGTCTCACCAGCAGGGAGTGTTTTGTATCTTTTAGTGGGCTCACTAGGGGGTCCAGGTCCAACAGTATTAACAGCATAGACTCTGAATTGATAGTTAAGATGTCCATGTAGAGCCAGCTTTGCTGTTGCCAGGTTACCGTTGACTTTCTGTAGCTCCTTCCACCTTCCGGGCTCCCACTGACTCTCCTCATACTCCACTACAAATTCTGTacacatgaagaagagaagagaccCGCACGTTTACTCATCATCATAAAACTCGTGCATTAGACTTTGATAAGTGAACAATTTAGCAGTCTTTTGAAAATGTATGATTGCTTTCTGAGTGTTAGATTATACTTTTAATACCACTTACGTCTCTGTCAGTATGAAGCTGAAAACAAGGGCCATTAGTACTGGTTGGCAAAAAGTCAAGAGGTAAAATTCACCACTCAGAATTGTATTTcagcagatatatatatattttttttgcagtttgcgGAAAATGATTTTATACCACCCATTCTGGGGTAATTCATTGTGCAATCATGTTATTGCATTTTCTCCTTtctgtttcagtttgttttagcTTGAATTTTTACAAATTTCACATCAAAAGTATTTCTGTGGAttttttaaaacagaaatagcATGAACCCAGAAATACAGAGGTGCACAAGAAAAGGCATAAGTAAGATAGGAGTCTCTTTAACACAGGGGTTGCGCTATAATCTTAGTAAGAAGAACCCTTCTGTATGCTTTCTATTTGCTTGTCTTACTTTTTCATACTGAAGAACAAAAAGCATACAGTTGTCCCAGTCTGTGCTTTCAGATGGCATGAGGATgtgatgagaaaaaaagaaaaaacacagaaaaaagttCTCTTGTTTGGGTGTTCTGTTATAGTGTCTCATTCATTTAACACAAGACATCCAAGCAACAGCTCCAGCAGGCACACATTGAGCAGCTTGTATGAAAGGATGAAAACAATGAAATGTTCAAATTTTCAAGATATAAGGTGTTATGTAAAAGGTTGTCTATTCATCATGTTTGTTCAAATTCAAGGTAAAACTCACACAGCGCCTTATGGATGAATAACACCAGGCAGAAAAGTAATCAGGTTAGATTTATCTTGGTTTCACTTTTGCATTCAAATGTGTCATTTTAACATGAGATACATGTGCCTTTTAATCAACTGTAACATACTCTGATCCGCCATAAGATTATGACCATCAGCCTAAGATTGTCTAGATAAGGCACATTTCAGGGTACCTGTGTCTGGTACCTAGATGCTAGCAATAGCTCCTTTAAACCATCAGATCCAATCAAACTGGTGTTTTGGAGGCTGACTGAAAGCCTCTTCTTTAAGCCCTTCCAATGTAGTTTTTGCTTGCCCACTGCAGTCCTACTGGAAAATGGTATTAATGCCATGTGTGAGGTCTGAATGGTATGCAAACATGTTAAGGTAAGCGGGCAATGTCAAAGTCGCATCCATGTGAATTCCAAAACACAGGATTTCCAAACAGAAAACTGCATTGTTAAAAAGATGGACAAAGTTTCTCACTTTGGCGCATCGGTGTGTATCAAAACTAATCATGATAACAAGACTACAAGTAACATTTGGCATTATAAAGTCTTATTATCCCAGTAAGTTTAAAAAGTAAATTATATTTTTCAttgaaacataaataaaagaccAGCTTCCCAGACAGCATTTTTAGCTCATAACTGTTATTTGCAGCCTTTATTTGTTGAAGAATATTACTTAGCATTCATCATTGATCACAGGAGTAGAATCTGTTAAATCTTCTTTTCATGGAGTACAAATGAAGATGTTTAGTTATTAGTGGCAAATTGACAAGAACTTACATCAACAAACTGTTCTAAACTAGTTTTTCACCGAGTTCTGCAGACTTTAAATGATACAGTGGCTTACTGTAAAGCTATATTTTTATCCACACTAAGAATCAGATATCAGAGTTTCATAGATATGACAGATATGAttgaaaaaatttaaattttaataaTAACAATGTTATCAATGATAATAACAGGAGGAAGAAGTAAAAGAAGAATGCTATCAGTCAGGTTTTTCATACAGATTTGGttattttgtgttgtgtcttttttatggcaaattaattaaaagtaaATATGTATAAATGTGCATTTCACCGTAGCTGTTTTGTAATTATACCTTAATTGACAGGTAGTTACATCATTATAGTCTGTGACCAAAAATGTGACATCAAACTGAGTGAACAAGCGGAGAACACAAACAACCGCTGGTGATCTCTCTGGGTCGAAGCTCTTCTTTTATAAATCATTTAGCACCACTAAATCTCCAACCCATATCTATTTTCCGCTTTTCTATTGTATTCTGTTCACATGTTTACCTGTAACAGAGCTGTTGTGGTCACTCCCAGGTATCCAGGACAGCACAACATTCCTCTCACTcttatattcatgtatttttaagctttttggaGCATCGGGAACATCtgcaacaaacaaacatgtctCTTACACAAAAGGCAGCAGTCAGTTTAATAAtcaaatgatcatttttaaaGAATTTCCCCATGATAGTGAACATATTACAGAATCTTACCCAGTACGGTTAGTAGCACTGTGGCATTGTCCTCGTCCAAACTTGTTTTAGCAACGCACGTATACATTCCCTGGTCGCTTAGGTTAACATTCATGATCTGCAGCATGTCACTCTCCACAATATATCTGAACACATCAAAACATTTGTTACTACATATAGCGAACATTAAGTTCATCCTATATGTCAAAAAGAAGGTATTTAGGAAGTGGATACACTAACTAAAGCTGGACAATCCTCTGAATTTTCACAAGTTGTCATAAAATAGTTTTAATCTATACCAGCTCTTTATTTCTTGTATTTAAAGTCTGACTCATAACCGATAACCAAAGAAAGAATAAAAGTCCCTGCCAGAGGTAATCAATCATTATATCAAGCAAACAAAAGACTAGCAAAATGCTTCGACAGGACGCACATTAAAGCTTTAGTCACTTTTCTGTTGCTGCACTGTGgcattaaaatgcagaataagACACCGAACAAAGGTCTGTTAGCCGtgaacacacaaaaataaaaaaatttaaaaaacaaaacaatagaaACGGTATCAAAGCACAGTCAGTTACCTGGAATTCTCCTCAGAGGAAAGTGAGATCTCCTCCCCATCCTTCCTCCATACCAACTCAAAGGAGTCCTGTAGACTTTTATCATACTCTGTCCGGCACGTCAACTGAGCCGAGGTCCCACTGACGATCTGCACATCCTGAGGTGGGCCTACTATTTTTGTCGGGTCTAAAGACAAAACAGAATTACAGGGATACGTTTCTAATAATACATGATAAGGATTGGTCTTGGCGGAAAAAATTATTCATGTTAATGCCTTCATGCTCTGAATAAGCTTTTTAAAGATCAATTCAAATCATCTCCTTCATAGGTGGGTTTTTTCCTGGAGTGACTGACTCTTTGATGAGGGATATGAGTAATTAAATGTGGATAGTGTGCATTCGTGAAATTAGAATTTTCAAACAAGCTTCATTACATCAATGTTTATGCTGCCTCATACTATGATATCAATTACAGATTAAGTTCAAATTGAAATGCTAAGACATCACGTTAATGAAGACAAGCATGTTTAAAAAGGACCCGAAGTCTTTAAGCTCTAGTTTAAATTATTACATCAATAAATTGTACCTTCTAGATCTAAAATGATGACCTCACATTCTTACCCTTAAAGTATTGAATAGCTGAATAGTTATGCCAcacttttattgattttattcttAAAGAGGGTAGGTTACCTGAATAAATGAAAGCAATGAAGTTGGAGGAATTTATTTGTGTTCGTTTCAGTCCTCCCGCATAAAGAAAGCAGGAATGGTGTTCCTGAAATACCTTTCACATCCAGCACAGCGGTGACAGCTGACATCCCCTCTGTGTTGCTGGCCACACACACATAGTTCCCACTGTCGCCTTTTTCTGTGCTGATGATTTTCAAAGATTGTCCATTCTCAAGAAGCAAAAATCGCTCCCCCTCTATGGCTGTGTCCTCTTTGGTCCTGAAGGAGAAATATTTTAAATCAAGCGTTTGTACAACGTGTCAATCATCATAAATACTGTACAAAATTTTGCTGCAATGTCCACCTGATTTATGAGTTCAAAGATTTTGATGCAGACATCCAAATTAAGTTAATTCTCAATACAATTTCAGAGCACAGTATATCCATTTTTTTGTGGctatttttgttacaattattttttttctttaaaatgtttcACTGATTCCAAGTGCTTCCACTGTGCTTTTTGAAGGCACAGTCAGGGTCAGCACTGCAGCAGTTGGAGGTTAAAGTGAAGCAAAAAGCCGCCAGGGCCGCTGATTAGATTGAAGTGAAACATGATTTAATAGAATCCGGCTTTATGCTCTGAGTGTTTGTGTAACGTtgacaacattttgagatcctaTTGCACTTTTGTGGAACTGTAGTTCAGCTGTAGTGCCAGATAACAAGATTTAATCAGATCAATTTCAAGGACAGGAGGAGGATTATTTCATTAGATAGATATAAGTGTCAACATCAGACTGTAACATACAGACACTTGAAGCAGCATGGGATGAATAGCATGACTCACACTGCATGTACTTTGGTTTATTCTGTTTCAGATGTTCCAAATCAATGTGATAACAATAAAGTTTTTTCTTATGTGAAACACAAGAAAGCAGGATCAGACATAGCCACATGCGTGAAGTAACAAAATTCTTCTAACCACGAGATGGCGGATGGCGGAGAGCTAAAAACACTGCAGTTCACGATGATGTCTTGTCCTGGGATCACACCGTACTCTTGGAAGTCCTTTGTCAGTATGCGAGGAGCCATGtctaaaatagaatagaaagtCAGAGCAAAAACTGCAGTGGCTCAAAAGTGATAAAGAACAGAATGGTCAGACACAAACTTCGGCTTCACAGCCTGATGCTGGAACTTGTGTTTGTAGAACTGAATTGATGTAACTGAATCAGCTAATCGAGTGATAGGAGACTACTGTAATTCACCACCATTTTgtccatttttttaaaaatgtgttgctGGCAGTAAAATCACAACTAGTACATATTTAAAAAGACAGCATTTGAGATGCTGGCTTTGTAATTAGGTCACGTCATTAAATTATCTGCAAATCCATGTCCCCTCTGTTATTATCTATTACATCTATCAGCTAACTCCAGACAACCTAAGAAATGTGATGAATGATGAATTAACCATGATTCTACTCAGACACTGCCCTGACCCAGGCATAAGTGACTGTTTTTTCTGCTGTATAAAGTGACATGGCTGACTGTGTAGGGTTGAAGTCATCGTACTCACTCATGACCATGATGTTTATGTTGGCCAGAATACTGCCATGATCATTGGAGGCCTCACACTGGTAGACGCCGCTATCCTCAGGTCTGGCATTACGAAGCACCACAGTGTCATCGAGCACTCGCCTGTTGGTCAGAGGGTCATCTAACAACacaaagttaaaatgatcaggACAGCATGGCAAGGACTTGGACTAGAATGAAAGTTCCATTTcgaaaagacaaaaataaaccaCCCTCTTTGATCTGAACGCTTGCTGCAGTTAACACTGAAGCAAATGTGCACGGGTTTTGAAACGTTGTTGAGAGAAATCCAGACGTTTGAAAAAGTCGTCTTCGGCAAAATAAATTGTGATGCACATCTTCTGACATTTTTAGTACAGAAGCAAGTACTTAAAATAAAGAATGTAGTTTGTAGATTAATTAGTCATTTTGATAGATGTTTAAAATTCCACATACATTGACCAATACATAAGCATTTACAAAGAAAAGTAGAAAAACTTCCTCATTTGATTCGATTTCACCACGTTTAACATTAGTAAACATTTTCTAGTAATATCAGCCCTTTGATATGTCAATTGAACCTTTGGATTACATTACTTGCAGGTATAAtaagaacaaaaaataaagaaactcAAAACTTATTATTTTATAGTCATAAGAGGAGATGACCTAAATTCAATGGTTTCAGTGTATATATCAGTTAATTAAATATTGCATTTTGAATCCTGACTCCAGAGCCGCCTGTAGCACCAGTTGGTTGGCAAACTGAACTCCCTGGCAAATGGCAAGAGATGAGTAAAACCATTGCCACAATTAGTCTTTCTGACCTGTGAATATTTCTCCATCCTTCATCCACGTTATGTCTGGCAGTGGTTTTCCACTGACAGAGCACTTGATGTGAACATCAGACCCAATCACTGACAGCTGGCTCTCAGGAGGCTCAGTCAGCCATGCTGGAGGCTCTAGAAGATGTCAAGAAGAGCCACGTTGGCCAAAACAAATGCCATCTCAGTGTCGAAAGCTTTCTTAGTGAGTGAACAGAAGGTTGACAAACCTTTTACTATTACATCAAAGTAGTGgacagcccttccagcagagttTTCGGCTGTACACATGTATTTCCCCTGATCCTGCTCGTCTACAGCAAATATGGTCAACAGCTTCTTAAAGTTACTCAGCTCTATCCGATCAGTCAGACTGTCTCCCATTTTCATCCATGTTATTTTGGGAGTGGGACTACAATAAAACAATGACATGTTAGAATATGACAACAAACTTAACATCGTGAAAACGTGGAAAATATGGAAAAATGCACTTACAATCCCCCTGGTATACACTCAAGCTCCAGATTCTCTCCTTTCAACAACACCTTCTCTGTCTGAACACCAGAGGGCAGCAGCAGGCTGGGTGCTCTCAATGGGGGGGGCTCGGCTGCATTAAACAAAGAGAACAGTCTCCCTCTGTCATGTGTATAATTTCGATCAATGATCATCTAAGCTTCAGACATTCATAGAGTCAATCTGTTATCAGCAGCGTTTGGCAAAATTCAAATGAACTTCTGATTGGTAGTGCAAATGCTTTGATGTGCGACTAATACTCACTGGCGTTGCTGATGTCAGAGGAGTCATTATCAGGTTTtactgaaacaaaaacaaaaacaccataaCATTAATACTGGTTTTGATAGTGAGGCTTTATTTTTACCATCTTGTTTTGCTCATTCCACTATCCTAACAGAATTCCTTGGAGTGTGACGGTGACATAAACATTTCCTTGTATAGACGTAGTGAAGATGTAAGAAGCCCTGCTGCTTGGactgaaagaaaaatgtgtgaTGAAGAAAAAGTGGACTGTGCTGTTTTACTATCATATGCATCACTTTATCTTTTTAGGAGTATATCACATACTAAAAAAAGTGAGTTTTTCATATTGGTTATAGTCAACACAGACTCTGGAATGAACCTACAGCTCTTGACCATGACAGCCATAGCAGTTTTCTGGACAATGGTGCGTATCTTGAGAAAGGCAGCAAAGCAACAGTAATCCTTGCGACTGTCTTTCTGTAAGGCATGAGAGAAGTACAGGCTGCCATCAGTTCCCATGGAAAC
This window contains:
- the LOC142390782 gene encoding neural cell adhesion molecule L1-like protein isoform X3; the protein is MTADQHILVLSVVSIKLWGVMRLAGSLPLVLLWATCRATGLNIPLEVEQPPTIISHTSSPIIGLPFDNTLTIRCEAKGNPPPEYRWTKGGQNLVLPNIPTIRTDHTNGTIMFHNKHFLQLQGKYRCFASNKLGTAMSEEIEIIVPGTPKFPKEILDPVVVQEGEPIVLQCNPPNGVAPRQIYWMSIGLQHIEQDERVSMGTDGSLYFSHALQKDSRKDYCCFAAFLKIRTIVQKTAMAVMVKSLKPDNDSSDISNATEPPPLRAPSLLLPSGVQTEKVLLKGENLELECIPGGFPTPKITWMKMGDSLTDRIELSNFKKLLTIFAVDEQDQGKYMCTAENSAGRAVHYFDVIVKEPPAWLTEPPESQLSVIGSDVHIKCSVSGKPLPDITWMKDGEIFTDDPLTNRRVLDDTVVLRNARPEDSGVYQCEASNDHGSILANINIMVMNMAPRILTKDFQEYGVIPGQDIIVNCSVFSSPPSAISWTKEDTAIEGERFLLLENGQSLKIISTEKGDSGNYVCVASNTEGMSAVTAVLDVKDPTKIVGPPQDVQIVSGTSAQLTCRTEYDKSLQDSFELVWRKDGEEISLSSEENSRYIVESDMLQIMNVNLSDQGMYTCVAKTSLDEDNATVLLTVLDVPDAPKSLKIHEYKSERNVVLSWIPGSDHNSSVTEFVVEYEESQWEPGRWKELQKVNGNLATAKLALHGHLNYQFRVYAVNTVGPGPPSEPTKRYKTLPAAPDRNPENIKIQGHLPHQMDISWDPLLPTESNGPGLEYKVSYRKLGVEDVWTEELVSRPSFVVRNTSTFIPYEIRVQSRNSHGWGPVPKVVTGYSGEDVPAAAPQDIAVEVINTTVLRVSWTPVPPATVRGHLEGYNVHWIRRKSLLNPEKTLREHQSMSFPGKRSHAIVPGLEPFSEYKLTVNVFNKKGNGPRSDPVTFSTPEGVPGLVPILTASNSQKDSILLVWGPPLETNGILSGYLLDLHHLNETSLEVIDSQEMNITGADITQWQIWGLKEDSLYRFHLSACTKVGCGPPLAQESRTVAAAGMASKASDFSTQRWFIGTMCAVAVLTLVALIVCFVRKNTGGKYAGTLPPQQQAMFSMEKVKEKEDLHPESESRGMNDDTYYEYSDSDEKPLKGSSLCSRDDAVEDSVSRDSLVDYADGPREFNEDGSFIGEYSGLKHRGSVSEPSQPITVTT
- the LOC142390782 gene encoding neural cell adhesion molecule L1-like protein isoform X5, with the translated sequence MAACTSLMPYRKTVARITVALLPFSRYAPLSRKLLWLSWSRAVVKPDNDSSDISNATEPPPLRAPSLLLPSGVQTEKVLLKGENLELECIPGGFPTPKITWMKMGDSLTDRIELSNFKKLLTIFAVDEQDQGKYMCTAENSAGRAVHYFDVIVKEPPAWLTEPPESQLSVIGSDVHIKCSVSGKPLPDITWMKDGEIFTDDPLTNRRVLDDTVVLRNARPEDSGVYQCEASNDHGSILANINIMVMNMAPRILTKDFQEYGVIPGQDIIVNCSVFSSPPSAISWTKEDTAIEGERFLLLENGQSLKIISTEKGDSGNYVCVASNTEGMSAVTAVLDVKDPTKIVGPPQDVQIVSGTSAQLTCRTEYDKSLQDSFELVWRKDGEEISLSSEENSRYIVESDMLQIMNVNLSDQGMYTCVAKTSLDEDNATVLLTVLDVPDAPKSLKIHEYKSERNVVLSWIPGSDHNSSVTEFVVEYEESQWEPGRWKELQKVNGNLATAKLALHGHLNYQFRVYAVNTVGPGPPSEPTKRYKTLPAAPDRNPENIKIQGHLPHQMDISWDPLLPTESNGPGLEYKVSYRKLGVEDVWTEELVSRPSFVVRNTSTFIPYEIRVQSRNSHGWGPVPKVVTGYSGEDVPAAAPQDIAVEVINTTVLRVSWTPVPPATVRGHLEGYNVHWIRRKSLLNPEKTLREHQSMSFPGKRSHAIVPGLEPFSEYKLTVNVFNKKGNGPRSDPVTFSTPEGVPGLVPILTASNSQKDSILLVWGPPLETNGILSGYLLDLHHLNETSLEVIDSQEMNITGADITQWQIWGLKEDSLYRFHLSACTKVGCGPPLAQESRTVAAADFYSSLSVPSSIPGNSTHPPLGMASKASDFSTQRWFIGTMCAVAVLTLVALIVCFVRKNTGGKYAGTLPPQQQAMFSMEKVKEKEDLHPESESRGMNDDTYYEYSDSDEKPLKGSSLCSRDDAVEDSVSRDSLVDYADGPREFNEDGSFIGEYSGLKHRGSVSEPSQPITVTT